In the genome of Dermacentor silvarum isolate Dsil-2018 chromosome 1, BIME_Dsil_1.4, whole genome shotgun sequence, one region contains:
- the LOC119449193 gene encoding uncharacterized protein LOC119449193 yields the protein MQRDEACANAAKKQRLLHRQQWKSLNTSQPPVKPSSPSSIPKVRASSSLLPTHAQWGGQHPRLTQVSPTPVIQPAPSAQPKPAEYHTPAPVKQDSPLQKPVHQVRSPTTPAPAPAPTTSPSPCRVEQLELGLTELTSRVTALTSLVEMQQKRIEAQDQRTSNLETLISNLTQSLDNLNSTINKAFNDAPGPMEDKNHPFKRTHPIPAASVGLAPKIKPATLLAPPNPSNNKHHGDHNNSVELP from the coding sequence ATGCAACGGGATGAAGCCTGCGCCAACGCGGCCAAGAAGCAGCGCCTCCTACACAGACAGCAGTGGAAGAGTCTGAACACGTCACAACCCCCAGTAAAACCCTCCAGTCCCTCATCTATACCCAAGGTGCGCGCCTCGTCAAGCCTACTGCCTACACATGCCCAGTGGGGGGGCCAGCACCCGCGTCTGACCCAGGTGTCACCAACCCCTGTGATTCAACCAGCACCGAGTGCACAACCGAAGCCTGCGGAATACCACACGCCTGCTCCGGTGAAGCAAGATTCACCCCTGCAGAAACCTGTACACCAGGTAAGGTCGCCGACGACTCCCGCACCCGCACCCGCACCCACAACCTCCCCCTCTCCCTGCCGCGTTGAACAGCTGGAGCTGGGGCTGACGGAGCTTACCTCTCGCGTAACCGCACTGACATCCCTCGTTGAGATGCAACAAAAACGTATCGAGGCACAAGACCAACGTACTTCCAACCTCGAGACGCTCATTTCAAACCTCACACAGTCCCTTGACAATCTGAACTCCACCATAAACAAAGCATTTAATGACGCCCCAGGCCCTATGGAAGACAAGAACCACCCCTTCAAGCGCACCCACCCCATACCCGCTGCGTCAGTAGGCCTAGCCCCCAAAATTAAGCCCGCCACCCTTCTCGCTCCACCTAACCCTTCCAATAACAAGCATCATGGCGatcacaataattcagtggaactgccgtag